The genomic interval CTCAATATAGAACAGCAATCTGCTTTTACACTAATCATTCAGCAATCCACCCAATAAAGAACCTCCTTCTTTCGCGGAATTTTTACCATATGGAGCTAAAGCCTGTACCAGTTTAGAGACTGGCATAGATTGTATCAATACCCTGCCGGTTCCTTGTAAGGTAGCTAAAAATAGCCCTTCTCCTCCAAATACCATAGAACGTAGCCCTCCAGCACGTTGCACATCAAATGAAATACTTGTTTCAAAAGCTACTACACAACCAGTATCTACACGTATGGTGTCATTGTTTAACCGCTTTTCTATTACTGTACCACCGGCATGAATAAAGGCAAGTCCATCCCCTTGTAGTTTTTGTAGAATAAATCCTTCACCTCCAAATAAACCTGAACCTATATTGCGGTTAAAATGCATAGAGATGTTAGTACCTAATGCCGCACATAAAAATGCATCTCGCTGTACAATCAGCTGATTTCCCTGTGCCTCCGCCAGGTTCACTGGTATTACTGTACCAGGATAAGGTGCAGCAAAAGCTACTTTGCTTCGGGTATAACTGCGGTTGGTAAAATGAGTCATGAAGAGAGATTCGCCAGTAATCAATCTGGAACCTGCCTGCATCAGTTTACCCAGAAACCCCTGAGTTGGCCTGGAGCCATCGCCCATTTTAGTTTCAAACTCAATGCCTTGTTCCATATAAAGCATTACACCAGCTTCTGCAATTACTGTTTCATTCGGGTCCAGTTCTATTTCTACAATCTGGATGTCATCACCTATAATCTTGTAATCTATTTCGTGAGATCTCATAATAATATGTGGTTTGATGTTGTGAAGATAAAAACTTCTTGTTAAAATTATTTTACGCTTAAATTATTCTAATAAATAATATATAACCCAAAGGAAATTTATTTCTTTCTTATTATAGTACTTTATATGAAATATGATATTAACTGGCTTCTCACAAAGCATATTACTAATGATAATGAAAAATTAAAATATATCTTCTTCTGGGGACATCAGCCTAAGAAAGATGGCAGAATCAGTGAAAGCTGTTTCAGCCAGTGGTGGCCTGCTCCTTTTATAGTAGATAATATCACTTACAAAACTGCCGAACACTACATGATGGCCGAAAAAGCCAGGCTTTTTGGGAATGAACAGCTGGTAACTCAAATTATAGACAGCCAGTCTCCGGCTGAAGCAAAAAAATTAGGGAGAATGATATCTAACTTTGATGAAGCCAGTTGGAATTCAAATAAATACCAGATTGTATGTGAGGCAAATTATTATAAGTTTTCCCAGCATCCGGACCTAAAAACATTTCTCCTCAATACCGGCAACAGAATATTAGTAGAAGCCAGCCCAGTAGATACTATCTGGGGGATTGGTATGGCTAAAACAGATGAAAATATCTATAATCCTGTCTGCTGGAAAGGAGAAAATCTCCTAGGCTTTGCTTTAATGGAAGTACGTGACAGATTCCAATAAATAACTTATTAAACATTAAATTTCATTCTTGGTCCATTCTCCATTGAGTAGCCGCCATATTCCCTGAGGGTTCTGGTTTTGTAAGGCTTCCGGTAATAAGGAATCCGGAAAATCCTGATAACAAACCGGACGGGCAAAACGCTTAATGGCTGCTGTACCAACAGAGGTACTTCTGGCATCTGTAGTAGCCGGATAAGGACCACCATGTACCATTGCATATCCCACCTCTACGCCTGTCGGATATCCATTTATTAATAAGCGGCCTACCTTAGTTGTTAAAATCTCAATCAGCTCACGATTTTCCTCCAGATCATTTTGTGTTCCATGAATGGTAGCTGTTAAATGCCCTTTCAAATTACGGGCAATCTCCAGCATTTCCTCCTTAGAATCGCAGGTAATAGCAACCGTAGAGGGCCCAAATACTTCCTCTGCCAGTGCCGGATTGTCCGTTAATACTTTAGAACTGGATTGTAATAATACCGCCGCTGCCTGGTTTGATCCTGAGACAACTTCTGTTTCAGCTAATACTTGTACATCGGAAATGGATTTTAAATGCTGTATTCCTTTATGGAATGCTTGCTGTATGCCAGGCGTGAGCATAGTAGCTGCTGGCGTCTGCTGTAAATGTGAAGCTGTCTGCTTTAGAAACTGCTGTGTTAGTTCAGATGTTTGTGTGATAACTAGACCAGGATTAGTACAAAACTGCCCTACCCCCATGGTAACTGATTTTGACAAACCATCAGCGATCTTCTCCCCTCTTTCCTGCAAAGCACCCGGCAAAATAAATACAGGATTCGTACTGCCCATTTCAGCATACACTGGTATAGGTTCTTCCCGTTTGGCAGCGGCGTCGAATAAAGCTTTTCCACCTCTGAACGAACCGGTAAATCCAACTGCTTTTATTAACGGATGGGTTACAATGGCCATTCCAACCTCGTGAGAAGTACCCTGAACCATAGAAAATACGCCTTCAGGCATTCCGGTTTCCTGGGCAGCTTTACGGATAGCTGAAGCTACCATTTCTGAAGTTCCGGGATGAGCTGGATGTCCTTTTACAACTACCGGACAACCAGCGGCCAGTGCCGAAGCAGTGTCGCCACCCGCCACAGAAAATGCAAACGGAAAGTTACTGGCACCAAAAATACCAACAACCCCTAAAGGAATATGCATCTGCCGTATATCTGGGCGGGGTAATGGCTGTCTGTCTGGCAAGGCGGTATCTATACGGGCATCTATCCAGGAACCTTCTCTCACCACCTGCGCAAATAATTTTAACTGACCAGTTGTTCGTCCTCTTTCACCTAATAATCTGGCTTCCGGCAAAGCGGTTTCTGCCATACACCGTTTGATCAAAGCATCTCCCAAGGCCAATATTTCATCGGCGATCCGTTCCAGAAAAGCAGCTTTTTCCTGTGGTGTTTTTTTCCGGTAAATGGATAAAGAATGGTTTGCCAGTTCTACCGCTTGTCCTACTTCCTGAGGAGTGGCTTCAAAAAATTCCGTTTCCAGTTTCTGTCCGGTTGCCGGATTGATGCCTGCAAATGTCTGGCTTCCCTGTTCGGAAAGTGTGTTGCCAATATATTGTTTTCCGCTTAATGTCATAGGATGGTACAATTTGGAAATTATAAGATGGAAAGATGAGAGAAATAAACATATTTCCCTGGTAAATTATAATTAAATATCTGATTCAATTTTTTAAATTAAACACCATATGCAGTAACAACCAGTTTCCGTCCGGATGCCTCGTTGCGGTGTTCACACAAATAAATGCCCTGCCATATACCTAAGTTAAGCTTACCATCAGTTACTGGTATTGATACTGAACTGCCCAGTAAGGAAGCTTTGATGTGCGCTGGCATGTCATCCGGGCCTTCCTGGTTGTGCTGGTAATATCTGGTATTTTCAGGAACCATGTGATTAAAATGACTTTCGAAATCCGTTCTTACCGTAGCATCCGCATTTTCATTAATGGTCAGGCTGGCAGAAGTATGTTTAATAAACACATGAAGTAAGCCT from Rhodocytophaga rosea carries:
- a CDS encoding TIGR00266 family protein is translated as MRSHEIDYKIIGDDIQIVEIELDPNETVIAEAGVMLYMEQGIEFETKMGDGSRPTQGFLGKLMQAGSRLITGESLFMTHFTNRSYTRSKVAFAAPYPGTVIPVNLAEAQGNQLIVQRDAFLCAALGTNISMHFNRNIGSGLFGGEGFILQKLQGDGLAFIHAGGTVIEKRLNNDTIRVDTGCVVAFETSISFDVQRAGGLRSMVFGGEGLFLATLQGTGRVLIQSMPVSKLVQALAPYGKNSAKEGGSLLGGLLND
- a CDS encoding NADAR family protein → MKYDINWLLTKHITNDNEKLKYIFFWGHQPKKDGRISESCFSQWWPAPFIVDNITYKTAEHYMMAEKARLFGNEQLVTQIIDSQSPAEAKKLGRMISNFDEASWNSNKYQIVCEANYYKFSQHPDLKTFLLNTGNRILVEASPVDTIWGIGMAKTDENIYNPVCWKGENLLGFALMEVRDRFQ
- a CDS encoding aldehyde dehydrogenase (NADP(+)), with protein sequence MTLSGKQYIGNTLSEQGSQTFAGINPATGQKLETEFFEATPQEVGQAVELANHSLSIYRKKTPQEKAAFLERIADEILALGDALIKRCMAETALPEARLLGERGRTTGQLKLFAQVVREGSWIDARIDTALPDRQPLPRPDIRQMHIPLGVVGIFGASNFPFAFSVAGGDTASALAAGCPVVVKGHPAHPGTSEMVASAIRKAAQETGMPEGVFSMVQGTSHEVGMAIVTHPLIKAVGFTGSFRGGKALFDAAAKREEPIPVYAEMGSTNPVFILPGALQERGEKIADGLSKSVTMGVGQFCTNPGLVITQTSELTQQFLKQTASHLQQTPAATMLTPGIQQAFHKGIQHLKSISDVQVLAETEVVSGSNQAAAVLLQSSSKVLTDNPALAEEVFGPSTVAITCDSKEEMLEIARNLKGHLTATIHGTQNDLEENRELIEILTTKVGRLLINGYPTGVEVGYAMVHGGPYPATTDARSTSVGTAAIKRFARPVCYQDFPDSLLPEALQNQNPQGIWRLLNGEWTKNEI
- a CDS encoding secondary thiamine-phosphate synthase enzyme YjbQ; amino-acid sequence: MNFFQKNITLPAYRRGFHLITSAILKEIPEVKNIRTGLLHVFIKHTSASLTINENADATVRTDFESHFNHMVPENTRYYQHNQEGPDDMPAHIKASLLGSSVSIPVTDGKLNLGIWQGIYLCEHRNEASGRKLVVTAYGV